Proteins encoded within one genomic window of Gammaproteobacteria bacterium:
- a CDS encoding polyprenyl synthetase family protein, whose translation MRGVDAVVRRALRSEVELIRRLARYILAGGGKRLRPLSLLLATRLFGYRGEKHLTLAAILEFIHTATLLHDDVVDASLLRRGRVTANRRWGNQACVLVGDFLYSRAFQMMVEVGSIRIMEVLADTTNAIAEGEVRQLAARGDPELDERTYLQVVRAKTAKLFEAAGKLGAILCDRPAREEQALAGYGMHLGTAYQLVDDALDYNASAAEMGKNPGDDLAEGKVTLPLLYALRHGDARQRELIRAVVRGDDRERVAEAVTAVASGGGIAYTVSRAESEAAKAESLLQELPRSPYREALCALTRFVVKRRA comes from the coding sequence ATGCGCGGCGTGGATGCGGTCGTTCGGCGCGCATTGCGTTCCGAGGTCGAATTGATACGGCGCCTGGCCCGCTACATCCTGGCCGGCGGCGGCAAGCGCCTGCGGCCGCTGTCGCTGTTGCTGGCGACGCGGCTGTTCGGTTACCGGGGCGAAAAACACCTCACGCTGGCCGCCATCCTGGAGTTCATCCACACGGCCACCCTGCTGCACGACGATGTGGTGGACGCCTCCCTGCTGCGCCGCGGCCGGGTCACCGCCAACCGGCGGTGGGGCAATCAGGCCTGCGTACTGGTAGGGGACTTCCTCTACTCGCGCGCCTTCCAGATGATGGTGGAAGTGGGTTCCATCCGCATCATGGAGGTGCTGGCCGACACGACCAACGCTATCGCCGAAGGCGAAGTGCGGCAGTTGGCGGCCCGCGGCGACCCGGAACTGGACGAGCGGACGTATTTGCAGGTGGTGCGCGCCAAGACCGCCAAACTGTTCGAGGCGGCGGGGAAGCTGGGCGCCATTCTCTGCGACCGTCCGGCCAGGGAAGAACAGGCATTGGCGGGTTACGGCATGCACCTGGGCACTGCCTACCAACTGGTGGACGACGCCTTGGATTACAACGCCTCTGCCGCCGAGATGGGCAAAAATCCAGGGGACGATCTGGCCGAGGGCAAGGTTACGTTGCCGCTCCTGTACGCCTTGCGGCACGGCGACGCCCGGCAACGAGAGTTGATCCGCGCCGTCGTCCGCGGCGATGACCGGGAGCGGGTCGCAGAGGCCGTGACGGCAGTTGCCTCCGGCGGGGGCATTGCCTACACTGTGTCGCGCGCCGAATCGGAGGCGGCAAAAGCGGAATCCCTGTTGCAGGAATTGCCGCGGTCGCCCTACCGCGAGGCCCTGTGCGCCCTGACCCGCTTCGTTGTCAAGCGGCGGGCTTGA